In Fusarium oxysporum f. sp. lycopersici 4287 chromosome 12, whole genome shotgun sequence, one DNA window encodes the following:
- a CDS encoding oxalate decarboxylase: MHLPHLAYLAAFLDICAGVPVEDSPRQRLLKGLGLPPNYRGVTGGKKVPFTPGHRDPIDKPVDSVGDELDPLPWRNGLGASVLGPWNEARSRQNPDLVRPPSTDHGNLANMRWSFADSHIRIEEGGWTRQTTIRELPTSVELAGVNMRLGEGVYRELHWHQEAEWAYVLDGEVRVTALDYEGGNFIDDLKKGDLWYFPSGVPHSLQGLSPNGTEFLLIFDNGHFSEESTFVLTDWLAHTPKSVIAKNFDLDPEVFARLPESEKYIFKGRTPGPIKDEAPKGKKAKKSKYNFTHRMLDQEPLKTSGGQVRITDSKNFPISKTVAAAHAIIEPGAIREMHWHPSADEWSFFIKGRARVTIFASEGNARTFDYVPGDVGIVPKNMGHFVENIGDEPIEMLEIFRSDEFRDISLFKWMGETPKKQVIDTLFADDPKNAAKFWDRIKDADNDVITKPDFVRSKPEADEEL; encoded by the exons ATGCATCTCCCTCACCTTGCCTATCTCGCAGCCTTTTTGGACATCTGCGCGGGCGTCCCCGTAGAGGACAGTCCTCGCCAGAGGCTCCTCAAAGGTCTGGGACTACCACCCAACTATCGCGGTGTGACGGGCGGCAAGAAAGTGCCGTTCACGCCGGGTCACAGAGACCCAATTGATAAGCCCGTCGACTCTGTCGGCGACGAGCTTGATCCTCTGCCCTGGCGCAACGGCCTCGGAGCTTCTGTTTTGGGACCGTGGAATGAGGCGCGCTCGCGTCAGAATCCTGATCTCGTTAGACCACCTAGCACAGATCATGGAAATCTGGCCAACATGCGCTGGAGTTTTGCGGATTCGCATATTCGCATTGAG GAGGGCGGCTGGACCCGTCAGACCACCATCCGTGAGCTGCCAACGAGTGTTGAGCTTGCGGGCGTGAATATGCGTCTTGGTGAGGGTGTTTATCGTGAACTTCACTGGCATCAGGAGGCCGAGTGGGCTTACGTGCTGGACGGAGAAGTCCGAGTCACGGCTCTTGATTACGAAGGCGGGAACTTCATTGACGACTTGAAGAAGGGAGATTTATGG TATTTCCCCAGCGGAGTTCCTCACTCCTTGCAGGGTTTGAGCCCAAATGGCACGGAAttccttctcatctttgacaaTGGGCACTTTTCTGAGGAATCGACCTTTGTTCTCACAGATTGGCTCG CACATACGCCAAAGTCTGTGATCGCCAAGAACTTTGACTTGGACCCTGAGGTCTTTGCTCGCCTTCCCGAGAGCGAGAAGTACATCTTCAAAGGCCGCACCCCGGGTCCTATCAAAGATGAAGCCCCCAAGGGCAAGAAAGCTAAGAAGTCCAAGTACAACTTCACTCACCGCATGCTCGACCAAGAGCCTCTCAAGACAAGTGGAGGCCAGGTGCGCATCACCGACTCCAAGAACTTCCCCATCTCCAAGACCGTGGCTGCAGCCCACGCCATCATTGAGCCTGGTGCCATTCGCGAGATGCACTGGCACCCCTCTGCAGATGAGTGGtcattcttcatcaaagGACGCGCTCGCGTGACAATTTTCGCCTCTGAGGGTAACGCACGAACCTTTGACTACGTCCCAGGTGATGTTGGTATTGTTCCCAAGAACATGGGACACTTTGTTGAGAACATTGGAGATGAGCCCATTGAGATGCTGGAAATCTTTCGATCTGATGAGTTTAGAGATATTTCGCTGTTCAAGTGGATGGGCGAGACACCCAAGAAGCAGGTCATTGATACGCTGTTTGCGGATGATCCCAAGAACGCTGCGAAGTTCTGGGACAGGATCAAGGATGCGGATAATGATGTTATTACCAAGCCTGACTTTGTTAGGTCTAAGCCTGAGGCTGACGAGGAGTTGTAA